One stretch of Plasmodium yoelii strain 17X genome assembly, chromosome: 5 DNA includes these proteins:
- a CDS encoding fam-a protein yields MNKFYIQIVFFLLIIPLYVNNKTLATELSPKKDTKHKSKKNKKRYTYDNTQEIYEKNKHLLYADINETKNAYKVMKEALRQLEYHVTNAVDYGLYNIYYTDYMLFDDIKYQYNTNVEKKQYIVDNPNKYNKIINKYWNPDHANLFNDDNVKRKIVRVYNPNLVIIQQRSKTWPWSREKYFYAIAAKFKISENKIIIVMSSANINDNNCKNKRNFENIIVKNANLFEANIDSEDDIRNGKLKKIFVNLSGHIIEKKTDRIYVTYFESISGIQILIIIYFNNC; encoded by the exons ATGAAtaagttttatattcaaattgttTTCTTTCTTTTAATCATCCCCCTAtatgtgaataataaaaccCTTGCAACCGAGCTTTCTCCAAAAAAAGATACAAAAcacaaatcaaaaaaaaataaaaaacgtTATAC CTATGATAATACAcaagaaatatatgaaaaaaacaagcACCTATTATATGCCGATATCAATGAAACTAAAAATGCATACAAAGTTATGAAAGAAGCTTTAAGACAATTAGAATATCATGTTACAAATGCAGTTGATTATggattatataatatatattatactgaCTATATGCTTTTtgatgatataaaatatcaatataatacaaatgttgaaaaaaaacaatatatagtTGATAATCCGAATAAG tataataaaataataaacaagtaTTGGAATCCCGATCATGCCAATTTGTTCAATGATGATAATGTTAAAA GAAAAATTGTCCGTGTATACAATCCaaatttagtaataatacaaCAACGTTCCAAAACATGGCCATGGTCTCGtgagaaatatttttatgctatAGCTGCAAAATTTAAA atatcagaaaacaaaattataattgtCATGAGCTcagcaaatataaatgataacaactgtaaaaataaaagaaattttgaaaacataatagtaaaaaatgcaaatttATTCGAAGCTAACATTGATTCTGAAGATGATATTAGaaatggaaaattaaaaaaaatttttgttAACTTAAGTGGACacattattgaaaaaaaaacggaCCGTATTTATGTCACCTATTTCGAATCTATAAGCGGTATACagattttaataataatttatttcaacaattgttaa
- a CDS encoding fam-a protein — protein sequence MNKFYIQIVFFLLIIPLYVNNKTLATELVPKKNTKQKSTKRYPTYDNTKEIYQKNKHLLYTDPKETINAYKFMNDALKQLEHHATSKGYTRCGGIPSENIVLYKKKHKKHTKIKKIEYIVDDPNKYNELINKFWDPDHSKFVYGSSAKRKIARVYTPNLLMIQQRWKKLPWTREKYFYAITAKYKISKNKTIIVMSSANIIDNNRKNKKYFENTIVKSANLFQAEVDSEDEIRNGKIKKSYVNLSGYINDEHGSI from the exons atgaataaattttatattcaaattgttttttttcttttaatcaTCCCCCTAtatgtgaataataaaaccCTTGCAACTGAGCTtgttccaaaaaaaaatacaaaacaGAAATCAACAAAACGTTATCCTAC ctatgataatacaaaagaaatatatcaaaaaaacaaacaccTATTATATACCGATCCCAAAGAAACTATAAATGCGTACAAATTTATGAATGACGCTTTAAAACAGTTAGAACATCATGCTACAAGTAAAGGTTATACACGTTGTGGTGGAATTCCTTCTGAGAatatagttttatataaaaaaaaacataaaaagcatacaaaaattaaaaaaattgaatataTAGTTGATGATCCGAATAAG TATAATGAATTAATAAACAAGTTTTGGGATCCCGATCATAGCAAATTTGTGTATGGAAGCTCGGCTAAAA GAAAAATTGCCCGTGTGTATACTccaaatttattaatgataCAACAACGTTGGAAAAAACTTCCGTGGACTCGtgagaaatatttttatgctatAACTGCAAAATATAAA ataTCAAAAAACAAAACTATAATTGTCATGTCTTCAGcaaatataattgataacaaccgtaaaaataaaaaatattttgaaaacaCAATAGTAAAAAGTGCAAATTTATTCCAAGCTGAAGTTGATTCTGAAGATGAGATtagaaatggaaaaataaaaaaaagctaTGTTAACTTAAGTGGATACATT AATGATGAACATGGTTCCATTTaa
- a CDS encoding PIR protein, whose protein sequence is MDSELCERFRILVEHYPDELNDSEEHDMHNIAGIRDYCPNGSSKYNTCITELDKINAACLWLFNKNITYRLDELSSEQFEAFIIYIMIWLNYKLNLKKDETNLSDFYTNIEKNENYTNCKLYSKDCNSKFKEKTRYNNFKEIMVKRKDLLNINYEDISKFYEAFKLLCKIPTESKEDKLDCKEYLGYANNIVGKFNELNRNSSISGDSSYSQVWSTLSTDYDNFKEDYNVKCVGIPSLPPIKSTQNYIQSSGVTSSSLSIVKKLILALSIFSAITIFLGIFYKCSLFVLRKRAQKQHLREKLKNIKKRMNH, encoded by the exons ATGGATTCTGAACTG tgtgaaaGGTTTCGTATATTAGTGGAACATTATCCCGATGAATTAAACGATTCTGAAGAacatgatatgcataatatagCAGGTATTAGGGATTACTGCCCTAATGGGAGTTCAAAATACAACACATGCATTACTGAGctcgataaaataaatgctgCATGCTTATGGTTgttcaataaaaatattacttATAGGCTTGATGAATTAAGTAGTGAACAGTTTGAAgcgtttattatatacattatgatatggttaaatTATAAGTTAAACCTAAAGAAAGATGAAACCAACCTAAGTGATTTTTATactaatatagaaaaaaatgagaattATACTAACTGTAAACTTTATAGTAAAGATTGTAATAGtaaatttaaagaaaaaacgagatataataattttaaggaAATCATGGTTAAAAGAAAGGATTTGTTGAACATTAATTATGaagatatatctaaattttatgaagcatttaaattattatgtaaaataCCTACTGAATCTAAAGAAGACAAGCTAGATTGCAAGGAATATTTGGGATATGCAAATAACATTGTTGGCAAATTTAATGAACTTAATAGAAATTCTAGCATTAGTGGAGACAGTTCATATAGTCAAGTATGGTCTACtttatcaactgattatgataattttaaagaGGACTATAATGTTAAGTGTGTGGGTATTCCATCGCTTCCACCGATAAAATCAACACAAAATTACATACAAAGTTCTGGTGTTACATCATCAAGCTTGTCgatagtaaaaaaattaattctaGCTTTATCAATATTCAGTGCAATAACAATCTTTTTgggaattttttataag tgtTCGTTATTTGTATTACGGAAAAGagctcaaaaacaacatttaagagaaaagctaaaaaatataaagaagagaatgaatcattaa
- a CDS encoding fam-b protein, translated as MRVSILKFVFFSIIICFFEYVKNELYYINERNIYHERNITNFRNNRILGDTDNRFDLNYFYESTLSLANQLNEYNDDDDEEIKYLRNIIDSHVKKHKENNTLPDLNSLDKRTKKLIDELHKEIEETKKELDNIKNNKLAIELIQNNPVSEEDFKQLKNERNIVGTEHYGGDSNIENESKTKRKLTKLTKKLMVRGVLLTLLVLSLLVPGLIYFVFVIMNVVLSIEIIIECCKYVKFFFKEYKSYKKKKKSR; from the exons ATGAGAGTcagtattttaaaatttgtttttttttcaattattatttgtttttttgaatatgttAAAAAT gaattatattatataaatgagaGAAACATATATCATGAAAGgaatataacaaattttagAAATAATAGGATATTAGGGGATACAGATAACCGATtcgatttaaattatttttatgaatcAACTTTGAGTCTTGCAAATCAACTTAATGAGTacaatgatgatgatgatgaagaaataaaatatcttcGAAATATTATAGATTCACATGTAAAGAAgcataaagaaaataatacattaccCGATTTAAATAGTTTAGATAAAAGAACTAAAAAGTTAATTGATGAACTTCACAAAGAAATAgaagaaacaaaaaaagagcttgataatataaagaataataaattagCAATAGAACTGATACAAAATAATCCTGTATCAGAAGAAGACTTTAAACAAttgaaaaatgaaagaaataTCGTGGGGACTGAGCATTATGGGGGCGATTCAAATATCGAAAATGAATCAAAAACTAAGCGAAAGTTAACAAAATTGACCAAAAAATTAATGGTGAGGGGGGTGTTGTTGACGCTGCTTGTTTTGTCGTTATTGGTACCCGGattgatttattttgtatttgtTATTATGAATGTAGTTCTTTCAATTGAAATAATTATTGAATGTtgtaaatatgttaaattcttttttaaagaatataaatcatacaaaaaaaaaaaaaaatcaagatAG